The following nucleotide sequence is from Triticum dicoccoides isolate Atlit2015 ecotype Zavitan chromosome 7B, WEW_v2.0, whole genome shotgun sequence.
aacttcagatcaagttactacagaacctcgtaagtcaaacagaataagatctgcaccagagtggtacggtaatcctattctggaagtcatgctactagatcatgatgaacctacgaactatgaagaagcgatggtgagcccagattccgcaaaatggcttgaagccatgaaatctgagatgggatccatgtatgagaacaaagtatagactttggttgacttgcccgatgatcggcaagcaattgagaataaatggatcttcaagaagaagactgacgctgacggtaatgttactgtctacaaagctcgacttgttgcaaaaggttttcgacaagttcaagggattgactacgatgagaccttctcacccgtagcgatgcttaagtctgtccgaatcatgttagcaattgccgcattttatgattatgaaatttggcaaatggatgtaaaaactgcgttcctgaatgggtttctggaggaagagttgtatatgatgcaaccagaaggttttatcgatccaaagggagctaacaaagtgtgcaagatccagcgatccatttatggactggtgcaagcctctcggagttggaataaacgctttgatagtgtgatcaaagcatttgggtttatacagacttttggagaagcctgtatttacaagaaagtgagtgggagctctgtagcatttctaatattatatgtggatgacatattgttgattggaaatgatatagaatttctggatagcataaagggatacttgaataaaagtttttcaatgaaagacctcggtgaagctgcttacatattgggcattaagatctatagagatagatcaaaacgcgtaattggactttcacaaagcacataccttgacaaagttttgaagaagttcaaaatggatcaagcaaagaaagggttcttgcctgtattgcaaggtgtgaagttgagtaagactcaatgtccgaccactgcagaagatagagagaaaatgaaagatgttccctatgcttcagccataggctctatcatgtatgcaatgctgtgtaccagacctgatgtgtgccttgctataagtttagcagggaggtaccaaagtaatccaggagtggatcactggacagcggtcaagaacatcctgaagtacctgaaaaggactaaggatatgtttctcatatatggaggtgacagagagctcatcgtaaatggttacgttgatgcaagctttgacactgatccggacgattctaaatcgcaaaccggatacgtgtttacattaaacggtggagctgtcagttggtgcagttcaaagcaaagcatcgtggcgggatctacatgtgaagcggaatacatagctgcttcggaagcagccaatgaaggagtctggatgaaggagttcatatccgatttaggtgtcatacctagtgcatcaggtccaatgaaaatcttttgtgacaatactggagcgactgccttagcgaaggaatccagatttcacaagagaaccaaacacatcaagagacgcttcaattccatccgggatctagtccaggtgggagagatagagatttgcaagatacatacggatctgaatgttgcagacccgttgactaagcctcttccacgagcaaaacgtgatcagcaccaagactccatgggtgttagaatcattactgtgtaatctagattattgactctagtgcaagtgggagactgaaggaaatatgccgtagaggcaataataaaattattatttatttccttatatcatgataaatgtttattattcatgctagaattgtattaaccggaaacataatacatgtgtgaatatatagacaaacagagtgtcactagtatgcctctacttgactagcttgttaatcaaagatggttatgtttcctaaccatgaacaaggagttgttatttgattaacgaggtcacatcattagttgaatgatctgattgacatgacccattccgttagcatagcacccgatcgtttagtatgttgctattgctttcttcatgacttatacatgttcctatgactatgagagtatgcaactcccgtttaccggaggaacactttgtgtgctaccaaacgtcacaacgtaactgggtgattataaaggtgctctacaggtgtcaccgaaggtacttgttgggttggcgtatttcgagattaggatttgtcagtctgaatgtcggagaggtatctctgggccctctcggtaatgcacatcacttaaagccttgcaagcattgcaactaaatgagttagttgcgagatgatgtattacggaacgagtaaagagacttgccggtaacaagattgaactaggtattggataccgacgatcgaatctcgagcaagtaacataccgatgacaaagggaacaacgtatgttgttatgcggtctgaccgataaagatcttcgtagaatatgtaggaaccaatatgggcatccaggtcccgctattggttattgaccggagacgtgtctcggtcatgtctacattgttctcgaaccgtagggtccgcacgcttaaggtttcgatgacagttatattatgagtttatgtattttgatgtaccgaaggttgttcggagtctcggatgtgatcacggacatgacgaggagtctcgaaatggtcgagacataaagattgatattactatattcggacaccggaagtgttccgggtgttttcggagaaaacccggagtaccggagggttaccggaaccccccgggaagtaatgggccttgatgggccctagtagagagagagaggggccggccagggcaagaggcgcgccccctccccttgagtccgaataggacaaggaagggggggggggcgccccccttgccttccccctgtcccactccttccttccccctccttcttggaataggaaagggagggggcaaacctacttggagtaggtttccccctcctagggcgcgcctccccttaggccggctccctcctcctctccccctttatatacgggggaggggggcaccccatagacacacaaaattgatcttcgtgatcgttccttagccgtgtgcggcgcccccctccatgatattacacctcggtcatattgtagcggtgcttaggcgaagccgtgcgacagttgaacatcaagatcatcaccacgccgtcgtgctgacggaactcctccccaaggctttgctggatcgaagccaggggtgcgtcatcgagttgtacgtgtgtcaagaactcggaggtgccggagtaacggtgcttggatcggttggaccgggaagacgtacgactacttcctctacgttgtgtcaacgcttccgcttcggtctacgagggtacgtagacaacactctcccctctcgttactatatcattaccatgatcttgcgtgtacgtaggattttttttttgaaattactacgttccccaacagtgtttcCCAATATAGTACATTATCGGTCCTACTCTGGGTTGGGTTTATATATGTTTCTTCTCAGTATAAAGCGTTGACTTATTTTTGCCTCAATTAAGTGTTAATCTTACTAAAGAATTACATGTTCAAAAAGTTAGTTAATCACTTCATCAATAAAATTTGCAGTGAAGCTAGTTGGTACTTGATTGAACTTGTATGTTAATCTCTTTTTTTCGAAACAacaggaacatctcctcccactgatcGCACATCGCTGGAAGGCCTTGTAATAAATCTTGAAAAATGTGAGCACCAGtatcaagtctaggacttgaaccctggtgggctagaAATATCACTGTCCTCCTAACGAGTGGCGGTGCCAGCAATCCAATCGTGTGTAGTTAGTTGAATGTTGTGCAGTCAGATATATGCATTTATAAGATTTTTTGGCATGATTTCTACCTCATGCATGTAGTTTTTGCAAAAAGTTGTGTAGTCATTTGACTACCCAGCCCAAGTGTGGCTTCGCCACTGCTCCTAACCATCTAATCACAGGTTGATTCGCGTTAATCCTTTTCATAGGCCTCAATAGAGAAATGTGGGAGGTACACTTTCTCCATCAATATACCTAAGTTGTCGACTTTTTATGCAAATGTGGATAGGTACACTTTCTCCAACATTATTTCGTGTTAAACTTTTTGTTTAATACTCCCTCCCGTTCATGTTAATTATCGTTGATTTAGTATAGGTTTTACTAAATTAGCAAAGTTAACATTGATAGGAGCGGATATAATACTTACGAATAAGCAAAGTATTGTTTCTTGATGCTAAGATTAATATGAGTTTTAGATGTCGGAGAGAAGAGAAGCACAATACCATTTCCACTCAAAATCTTCACCTGCTCTTTCAGCCCAACTACATCCTTGTTGCAAAAGGAAATGCATCTTGTCCTCTTGTCTGCGAGTCACAACAAGGTTTCCTAGTCAGAGGAAATAAAAAAAACACAAGACACAAAACTACACACAACACGAAGGAGAAACGGCCAGATCAACACATGGAAAAATTAACCTTGTCCACATACGGCGTCCTTCGTTGTGCTCCATATGTCGTGGAGCTAAAACTAGTTGTCTGCTGGTGGATCATGTATCATACACTTTGACATCATCTCTAATACATAACAGCTAGAGTGTTACTTGTTCAGTTAATGGACCCAATCAATTATATATGGATCACCTAATCATCATCGATTATTTGCTCAGCGGCCTAATAAGGTGCCCTCTCGACATAGTGCATTATCGGGCCTGCTCTGGGCTATGTTTGTATATGTTTCTTCTCACCATAATGCCCTGATATTCTATACCTCAGTTAATTGTTAATGTTACTCAAAAAAATTGTTTATCCATTCAAATAGTTCGTTAATCACTTCATCATTAACTTTTTCAATGATGCTTAGGAGCTAGTTGATACTTGATTGACCTTGTATGTTAATCATCTTCATAGGGCTCAATAGATATAAGGGGGAGGTACCCTTTCTCCATCATTACATACCTAAGTTGCCCCCTTCTCTGTGCAAAACTATGGGTAGGTACACTTTCTCCAATATTATTTCGTGTTAAACTTTTAATTTAATACAATATTTCCCAATAAGCAAAGTAttgttcctttcctttttttttacaTGGTAATACATGTCTCGTTCATATCATAAAAAATAAAGTACAAGTCAtgtaaagaccgacatgacaaaattGAAAAGACAGTAGAACGTCTCTGAGCTTGAAACCAACGCCCTTCACCTGCCTCCAGCACCACCATAGCAGCCACCAAAGGAAAAATAATAATGGATCACCTCCTCATCTGAGCTCGACGCGGCTTCATCATTGATATGCACCTTTGCAGACcttcaaggtggctcaccaaaagtgaagccattgCCATTGAATGAATCAAACTGGGGCAACATCCCAGACAcaccagatctggcaccccaccacggctaagacgccgaaggaggaaacaATACCTGCCATCCATCAACCACAAGCCTAGTACATGTTttgtcttccagatgtcgtcgatgtagaccacaatctgcatccgctactcgactacctcccaagctccgcaccGGCATtggagcaaacgtcgtcgcaacTGCGGAGCCCGAGGATACAGGTCCATCACGAGGATGACGCCGCTGCcgcaccatccttgcttgaacaaacTGATTTCCATATTcgtccccaaccataggaccaatTGCCTCGTTGGGGACGTATCTGAAACTTCATTATACATcgtcgccacctccgccgccgaaaCAAAGACTATGTACAGCCAAACCTAAGATACTAGGGCCTAACCTAAAGCTACACGNNNNNNNNNNNNNNNNNNNNNNNNNNNNNNNNNNNNNNNNNNNNNNNNNNNNNNNNNNNNNNNNNNNNNNNNNNNNNNNNNNNNNNNNNNNNNNNNNNNNNNNNNNNNNNNNNNNNNNNNNNNNNNNNNNNNNNNNNNNNNNNNNNNNNNNNNNNNNNNNNNNNNNNNNNNNNNNNNNNNNNNNNNNNNNNNNNNNNNNNNNNNNNNNNNNNNNNNNNNNNNNNNNNNNNNNNNNNNNNNNNNNNNNNNNNNNNNNNNNNNNNNNNNNNNNNNNNNNNNNNNNNNNNNNNNNNNNNNNNNNNNNNNNNNNNNNNNNNNNNNNNNNNNNNNNNNNNNNNNNNNNNNNNNNNNNNNNNNNNNNNNNNNNNNNNNNNNNNNNNNNNNNNNNNNNNNNNNNNNNNNNNNNNNNNNNNNNNNNNNNNNNNNNNNNNNNNNNNNNNNNNNNNNNNNNNNNNNNNNNNNNNNNNNNNNNNNNNNNNNNNNNNNNNNNNNNNNNNNNNNNNNNNNNNNNNNNNNNNNNNNNNNNNNNNNNNNNNNNNNNNNNNNNNNNNNNNNNNNNNNNNNNNNNCAATGTCTGAGAGAAGAGAAGCACAATACCATTTCCACTCAAAAGCTTCACCTGCTCTTTCAGCGCAACCAATTCCTGGTAGCAAAAAGGAAGTTCATCTTGGCCTGCTGTCTGCCAATCACAACAGGCTTTCCAATCCAAGTCAAATGAAAAACAAATATGATAAAGCACAAGACACAAACTACACACAACACAAAGAAGAAACGGTCAGATCAACATGTGCAAAAATTAACCTTGTCCATGTACGGCGTCCTTCGTTCCGCTCCATATGTCGTGGAGCTAAACCAAGTTGTCCGCTGGTGGGTCATACACCATACCCTTTGACATCATCTCTAAAACACAACAGCTATTACTTGCTCCGTTAATGGACCCGATCAATCAGTGGATCACATAATCATCATCGATCATGTCATGCGCTCGAGAGGAACGGGTCCACGGCCGCCGGCCGGTCACCTTGTCACGTCGACTAGTGGGCATACATATATGGCCACAAAGCCACGAGACTGGTGTCCATCACCGCACGTCAACGCCATCTCCATTACCTACCTAACCCTGTCATCAACCTCGATCAACAGGTTTTGTCAAGAAACATAAGCTCGTTCAACAAGCATCCGTCGCTCCGATCCGATATGCCGCCGTCTCACCGCTGCCGGCTGCTGGCGGTGGCCCTGCTCTCCGTGCTGCTCCTGTGGCGGCCGGCCGGCGCGGCCGAGTACCCGGTCGGCGACGGCATCAACGGCTGGGACACCGGCACCAACTACGCCTCCTGGGCGCAGAGCCGCTCCTTCGCCCCCGGCGACGTCCTAGGTCAGTATCTCCATCAACCTAGACAGCCGATTAGCTAACTAACCACGCGCATGATTTGATTCGATCGATTAATCTGGGGTGGCCGGTGCACGCAGTGTTCGAGTACGTCAAGAGCCAGCACAACGTCTACCAGGTGACGGAGGCCGCGTACCGGACGTGCGACCCCTCCGCCCCCGGCTCCGTGCTCGCCACCTACGACACCGGCTTCGACAAGGTCCCTCTCCCGGAGGCCAAGAGCTACTGGTTCATCTGCGAGATCTCCGGTCACTGCATGGGCGGTATGAAGCTCGCCGTCAACGTCTCTGCGGGCTCTTCCGGAGGGGGTGCACCGGCGCCTGACACGCCGCCGTCCCCGTCAGCCGGTGCCGCTTGCCGGAGCAGCTGGGTGGCCTGGGCCGCCGGCTTGGTGGTGCTCGGCGCAGTGCACGTCTTGGTCAACTGAGCTAGCTAGTCTGACCTGTTCAAAATTGGCTCCTGTATGCTACTAGCTGTTTATTCTTCTGTCCTTTTCCATTTTTTGTATTTAATTTATGATTTTTGGCGGATCAATCATGATTCACAGATACAACATTCGATTCAATTGCAGCCGCTGTTTGCCGCAAACATTTCCATGAAATTTGTATGTTCAGTTGAATTTATTCGgcaagttttttttgtttttccaccCTATCTATCTAGCTCTGTTCAACAACAAATCTTCGTCATTTTAAGTCTTGGCGTATGCAAAACGATGCCAAATCCAGCCAGTGCAAACTCCAATTACTCGTTTTGCCAGCAAAAGTCTTCCCACTATCAATGAGATGAGAAGTTGTTATACAAAGGTGGAAAGGTGCACGCCGGGATAACATGATAGCCGTTCAATTACATTCCAAAAGTTCCTTTTGTTGCTTAGTTTCAAACAGAACAAACCAATTGCTTACCACAAAACAGAGAAGCAAAACTATGATGGTAGAAATAATGTATTTTTTTGGGGAAACATAGaaaatgatgatgatggtggagcaATAAGCCACCGGTGGTGGCTGACAGTGACATCGGACAAGCCTACCTGTCCCTAAGATAAAGAACATTAGCAAAGCAAACTAAAGCTTAATTGTGTACCCATGAAAATGTGTTTCTTCACGCGTGCGTGTGCACACACTAGATAAAAATAGGAATTTCCCAAggtttcctctctctttctccaGTTGCCCATGTGGTACTAATTATGTACCCCATGCATGAAGTATTATCGGTCGTATTTTTGGATATATAAGAAACACATATTTCTATCATGGGTCCCACCATAGTATCGCTTTCTTTTTACATTTGGTGAATCAATAAATGTTATGTTGTTGCTATTTGTGACGCTCAACAAGAAAGTTAAAATAGTACTATCTATTTACTATGTTTGTTAATTGTCATGTGTCAAGAGTTCTTCCTTCCATTGTCATGAAAagatgttgagaaatacacaaatgTGGAAAGGTGGGCATGGGgataacatgatatatatataaccATTCTCAAAGTGCTAAATTCCATTACATTCATTACGCTCGGTGTTAAACAGAACAACCGTGTGCTTATTGTAGTACTTGACAACTCTTCAAGTACATAAAATATAATTAGAGTTGTGTTTGGTGATAATACAAACAATACTATTAAACTAGCAGAGAAAACAATACCATCGTGGTAATAAAAAAACAGAGGCCAGAAGAGCAATAATATTCTTCATTTTAAATAAAATTACGTCATAGGTCTTAATGTCAAGGGGAGTGGTGCATCGACCCAACTAATGGCAGAGCTAGCACTTCGCCCAAGCCTGGGCAGACTGCAGACTCAAACAACAAAGTATCAATGATGTGCTCAATATGTCTCTAACGAATAATGGCCAGACAGTACTCCGGTCATCTCCTGGTCCGCCTACAACAGCACGGTTTTTGGGCTTCACATGTTGCATATGACCTCGAAGGGAGATGatgaaaaaaaaatgttcatgtcgacGAGATCACAACTTCCGTGCTGAACATTTTTCAATTTAATGTCATCTTGAGGCCAAAATTGCTCAATTTCTAACTGGTCAAACAAAAAAAAACATGGGCCAGAGAAGTCCCTGACAGTCCAACCACTTGTTAAACAAATCATTTCGGAGGCTCATGGTTTGAAataatctagcaatataaaatatattatGATACTATGCTAAATAGACCAGTATTAAGTCTAAGATTTTTAGAATGGACGTTAAAATGTCTTCGATGTTGTAAACATTACTTAATATAGAAACATAAAGTTCACTATCTTGGAAAATGAAAACATAGAATGGTCGTGCTCGAGACATGCCAAAATATTGATAAAACAGTAAATTTTAATGAATAATTTGGACGAAGGatgaaattatttaaagaaaaaaagTTTTAAGTCAGTGATACTTGAACACGTGACCTTATATTTGGTTGCTCCTACCAAGATGTTAACTTATATATTTTTGACAACATTTGGTGACATGGACCTTTTCTCCCGAATACTTTTTTcaggtgggtcggtggggagggggACTATGTCTTGCTTATGGCGAGTCGGAAGATACAGTAGCCTGGAAGTTTTTTTTTGACTTGCGGTGTCATGGGACGACCCATTCTTCTCCTCGCTCGCTCGCTCGGGATCGGTCAATGTACCAGTGTTGGTACGGATTTCCGCtgggatttttgtttttcttcccttttcattttttttctttctattttctttatTCCTTCACCTATTCTTTTTGTTTTTTATGCTTTTCTTTGTTTCACATCGTTTTTGTAATTTTGGCAGTTTTTCACTGTTCTGCAGCATGTTTTCTTTTACCTTTTAATTGTTTACATATGGTTTCTTCTGTTTTTCTGTGATTTCTTTGGTTTTGTTGTTTTTATGTGCTCTATTTAAGGTtttcatttattttttatttcttaattTTTATGTatattcctttttttctttgggttTTCAACGCCTTTTGTTCttctttttcagttttttgtttatTTATAAGTTTTCTTCGGGGTTTTTTAACACGAGTACATACTTTTCATATATATCAGATTTACATGTTTAAGATTTTTCAAATACACGGTTTTTTTAAAATATATGTTCTTATGCCTATTTTTCTTTTTCATAAATTTGTACATTTTTTAGTATACATCTAAAATTATTTTGTATACATTTAACATTTCTGAAGCACATGATTAATTTTTCACATTTTCTAAGTACATGATAACATTTTCTTATATTCATGTTTTGCTGCCTACATTTTTCATACACGTTTTACATTTTACATACATCTTCTACCATTTTCTTCACATTTATTAAATACGCGATTAACATGTTTCCATAtttatgttttgatgtctacttttttcatacacGTTTTACATTTTCCCCATACATTAGAAAGTTTGTTTATACAGTTTTAACATGTTTttaatacatgataaacattttttttcattttatgtTTTGATATCTCATTTTTCTCATACATATTGTACATTATGTATACACCTTGCACATTGTtttatacatcaggaacatttcctaatacatgttaaacattttgaAAATACGTGATTAACATTTCTTTCCttatttatatgttttgatgtctacttttttcatacacattgtacctTTGTGATATACATTAAAAACATTTTCTGtacatggttaacatttttcaaatgtatgGTTAAtagtttcaaaaataaaaaaagagaaaatagaaagaaaaaacgaAAAATAAATACGAAACAAGGA
It contains:
- the LOC119338798 gene encoding basic blue protein-like; translated protein: MPPSHRCRLLAVALLSVLLLWRPAGAAEYPVGDGINGWDTGTNYASWAQSRSFAPGDVLVFEYVKSQHNVYQVTEAAYRTCDPSAPGSVLATYDTGFDKVPLPEAKSYWFICEISGHCMGGMKLAVNVSAGSSGGGAPAPDTPPSPSAGAACRSSWVAWAAGLVVLGAVHVLVN